In Mycobacterium sp. Aquia_213, the sequence GTCGAGATGATGGTTGCGGCTCTGCCGCGTGATTACTGAGGCGGCGATTGGGCATAGCTGATACATGACGGCACCACAGACAATCCAACGCTCGAAGAGCGACACCATCGCCACGGTCATCATGTTCGTGCTCGCCGCGATTGCCGGAGTCGTATCCGTTTCGTTTTCCTTCTTTTTCGTGATGGCCACCGATTCGTGCACCGGCAAGAACTGCGACACGTCGGCCCTCGACTGGGCCTACGCGGTGACCTGGGGCGGCGTCGGGATCGCGGCCATCGTCGCCGTCGGTGGCATCATCGTCGCGGCGGCACGCAAACGGGTCATGTGGGTGTGGCCAACCATCGCGCTGGTACTGATCATCGTCGCGGTCGTGATCGGTGCACTGCTGGCCAACTCGGTCGTTCCGCATCAGTAGCTAAAGCGTTGCGCTCCAGCAGAACTCGGTGCTACTTCTCGAGCGCCTTCGCGCAGGCGTTCAGGATCGCGAGAAAGCTTCCGCGCAACAGCCGACGGCTGACCGCCTCGAGCACTTTGCCGCCCGCCGCGGCCGGATGGGTGTAGTTGGTCAGCCAGTCGACGTGCGTCGCGTCGCCCGCGGCGGTGAACGTCAAAGTGCCGCCTTCGTGGTTGAACGGCGGGATCGACTTGACGATCAAGTAGGCATAGCTGTGCGGCCGGTCGTAGGCGGTGAGCTCTTCCCGGAAGAAGGTGCCGACGCCGATCACCTCGCGCAGCGCCCCCGGGCCGGGTCCCGACGTGCCTTTGGCCCAATACCCCCTGAGGGCCAACGGAGCGGCAGCCAGGTGAGCCGGGTCGCTCAACCAGTCGAAGACCTGGTCCACCGGTGCTGCGATCGTCCGTTCCAAATGAATCTCGACCATCAGAACTCCCACCTGGCAGTAACGGCATCGACCCCACGCCATGCTAATCGCCGGTCGTGTTCGCGCGGGCGCGCGCGACCACCGGCAACGACGGACTCCTTTGCGGTGATACAAAGCACCTCGATCAGCACCGGCCAGGCGCGCCCAGGAAATTTTGCTGGCACCCGCTTCGGTTGGTCACGATTTGGTCACGACGTGCGAGTTATGGCTGAATGAGCCCGGGCTGGACGAGAACTGCTGTCAGCGCGGGCGTTAGCTGCAAGCTCTGGCGTGGCGTTGCCGGCATTGACCTCAGCTACCTTGGATTCAGGGGAGTCGGGAGTCCCGCGATCAATTCGGATCGATTCGAAGGGCACAATCAATCATGAATTTCAGCAATTTCGTCGCGCGTCGACGAGTCGCCGGCATCAGCGCCGGCTGCCTGCTCGGGGGAATGGCCATCGGCCTCGTCGCCGCGCCGTCGGCGGCCGCCGCCCCCGACTGCAGCCCCGCAGGTGTCAACGCCACGGTCTCGTCGGTGCAGAGTGCGGCGGAGCAGTACCTCTCCGCGCACCCGGGCGCCAACCAGGTAGTCAGCGCCGCCTACGGACAGCCGCGTCCGGAGGCCGCGTCCAGCCTGCGCGGCTACTTCACCGCGCACCCGCAGGAGTACACCGACCTGCGCGGGATTCTCTCGCCGATCGGCGACACCGAGCGCCAGTGCAATGTGTCGGCGCTGCCGGGGAATCTGGAATCGGCCTACCACGAGTTCATGGCCGGCTGATTCCGCCAGCAACGACCCGCCACAAAGCCGTGGCGGGTCGCTGTGCATCTGCGTCGAATCACGTCACCGGGTACGAGCAGGGACTGACGATCGCGGCAGCCGCGCAGCGAGCCAACCGTGCCCGTCGCCCCGAGGTCGCTCAGGAAATTGTGGAGAAGGCCACCCGCATGCTGATCCGCCGGGTAGCCAAGGGCGGCAGCGCATCCCGGCTACCCGGCCTGGCCAAAAGCGCCTGATTCAGGTTTCATCGCGGGCAGGCCGGGCATCCTCGCACAAGGCGTCCTAATGACTGGAGGGTGATTATCGTGCCGAACCCGTCGCTCAAGAACGAGAAGATGTACCGCGAACTGCGCAAACAGGGCAATTCGGAGGAAAAGTCCGCACGGATCTCCAACGCTGCCGCGGCGCGGGGTAAGTCCGCGGTCGGCCGCAAGGGCGGCCAGGCCGGCTCCTACACCGACTGGACGGTGCCTGAACTGAAGAAGCGCGCCAAAGAGCTTGGCATCTCCGGGTATTCGGGCCTCACGAAGGACAAGTTAGTCGCAAAACTGCGTAACCACTGAATCCACGTCGGCACTCAGCCGGTGCGGCCGAGCCCGCCCACGCGAAGCGGACGCTCAAGGAGAACAGTCCTCCCGTCATTCGTCATCTGTTTAAGCAACGACGAAATGGGCAATCGCCTGGTATGTCAGCGCCAGCGTTCCGGGTGTACGGCCGAGCCGTCGTAGTGATTCCTGCCCACAATGAAAAAGCCGATCTACCAGCGTGTTTGCGCGCGGTACTGAGGGCGACCCGGTGCGTGCCGATTCCCGTTTCGGTCGTGGTGGTGCTGGATGCCAGCGATGACGACAGCGCGAAGTTGGCCTGCCGGTACGGGCCCGATGTGCACTTCGTCAGCGTCGATGCCCGCAATGTCGGTGCCGCGCGGGCGGTCGGCTTTTTGCACGGCCGCTCGCTGGGCGACGATGACGACGAGTGCTGGTATGCCACCACCGATGCCGACAGCCGGGTGGATCCCGGCTGGCTGACCGATCAACTGGAGCGCGGTGCCGACATGGTTCTCGGCGTGGTCCGAGTTACCAACTGGCGCCAGCATTCCTCCGACGTCGCGGACCGCTACATGAAGGCTTACCAGGCCGACCCGCCGGGCGGGGACGGACAGCACAGGCACATTCACGGTGCGAACATGGGATTCAGCGCCCGGGCGTACTGGCGG encodes:
- a CDS encoding DUF7218 family protein — its product is MPNPSLKNEKMYRELRKQGNSEEKSARISNAAAARGKSAVGRKGGQAGSYTDWTVPELKKRAKELGISGYSGLTKDKLVAKLRNH
- a CDS encoding heme-binding protein, translated to MNFSNFVARRRVAGISAGCLLGGMAIGLVAAPSAAAAPDCSPAGVNATVSSVQSAAEQYLSAHPGANQVVSAAYGQPRPEAASSLRGYFTAHPQEYTDLRGILSPIGDTERQCNVSALPGNLESAYHEFMAG
- a CDS encoding SRPBCC family protein; the protein is MVEIHLERTIAAPVDQVFDWLSDPAHLAAAPLALRGYWAKGTSGPGPGALREVIGVGTFFREELTAYDRPHSYAYLIVKSIPPFNHEGGTLTFTAAGDATHVDWLTNYTHPAAAGGKVLEAVSRRLLRGSFLAILNACAKALEK
- a CDS encoding glycosyltransferase translates to MSAPAFRVYGRAVVVIPAHNEKADLPACLRAVLRATRCVPIPVSVVVVLDASDDDSAKLACRYGPDVHFVSVDARNVGAARAVGFLHGRSLGDDDDECWYATTDADSRVDPGWLTDQLERGADMVLGVVRVTNWRQHSSDVADRYMKAYQADPPGGDGQHRHIHGANMGFSARAYWRVGGFRALVSGEDVDLVERFEAAGYRIHRDIDLSVVTSARTQARAPHGFAHHLRQLSRSAAGDCA